A region of Chloracidobacterium sp. DNA encodes the following proteins:
- a CDS encoding phosphomannomutase/phosphoglucomutase produces the protein MNSNIFREYDIRGIVGEQLTDETVATLGRAIGTFFNQNGAKRIAIGYDARASSPRFCDLLTNGLIENGCDAVLIGMVPTPVLYHTVFTKDVDGGVMITGSHNPPDHNGFKICLGKDTLFGSQIQEIKEIASRAETRPLGSVPTDVEGTRVNTRVSALDVLDDYCRDIVSRVSLGDRKIKVVIDGGNGMGGVTGVPVYRELGVELIELYTEPDSTFPNHHADPTVTENLQDVITAVRENKADLGIAFDGDGDRLGVVDETGRIIWGDELMVLFSRDILANHPGSTIIAEVKCSQILFDDIEKHGGNPLMWKAGHSLIKSKMKETGALLAGEMSGHMFFADRFYGFDDATYAGARVLEILSKTDKPLSALLADLPKTYSTPELRADCPDETKFEVVKRIADHFSQTNEVITIDGARISFEHGWGLVRASNTQAILVLRFEADSADALSDIRQVIESEVGKQVSYDRSQALS, from the coding sequence ATGAACTCAAATATCTTCAGGGAATACGATATTCGCGGCATTGTCGGTGAGCAATTGACCGACGAGACGGTTGCGACGCTTGGGCGGGCGATCGGTACGTTTTTTAACCAGAACGGCGCTAAACGAATTGCAATCGGCTATGACGCACGTGCGAGCAGTCCGCGATTTTGTGATTTGCTAACAAACGGACTGATCGAAAACGGCTGCGACGCAGTGCTTATCGGAATGGTGCCGACACCTGTTCTGTATCACACGGTATTCACAAAAGACGTTGACGGTGGTGTGATGATAACCGGCTCGCATAACCCGCCCGATCATAACGGATTTAAGATCTGCCTTGGCAAAGACACGCTGTTCGGATCGCAGATACAGGAAATAAAAGAGATCGCCTCACGGGCAGAAACGCGACCGTTAGGGAGCGTGCCGACTGATGTCGAGGGCACGCGCGTTAACACTCGCGTTTCTGCCCTAGATGTTCTCGATGACTACTGCCGCGACATAGTTTCGCGCGTCTCTCTCGGCGATCGCAAAATCAAAGTCGTCATCGACGGGGGAAATGGAATGGGCGGAGTGACTGGCGTTCCTGTTTATCGCGAACTCGGTGTTGAGTTGATCGAGCTTTATACCGAACCGGACTCTACTTTTCCAAATCATCATGCCGACCCGACCGTTACAGAAAACCTGCAAGATGTGATCACAGCAGTGCGTGAAAACAAGGCCGATCTAGGCATCGCTTTCGACGGTGACGGTGACCGTCTCGGCGTGGTGGATGAAACCGGACGCATCATCTGGGGCGACGAACTGATGGTTTTATTTTCCCGCGATATTCTTGCAAATCATCCCGGTTCGACGATTATCGCCGAAGTTAAATGTTCGCAAATCCTTTTCGACGACATCGAAAAACACGGCGGCAATCCGCTAATGTGGAAAGCCGGCCACTCGCTCATCAAATCAAAAATGAAAGAAACGGGCGCGTTGTTGGCAGGCGAAATGAGCGGCCATATGTTTTTCGCCGACAGGTTCTACGGATTTGATGACGCAACATACGCCGGTGCGCGTGTACTCGAAATTCTCTCAAAAACCGACAAACCGCTTTCCGCTTTGCTTGCCGACCTGCCAAAAACGTATTCAACACCGGAACTCCGCGCCGATTGTCCGGACGAGACTAAATTTGAGGTCGTTAAAAGAATCGCCGACCACTTCTCGCAGACGAATGAAGTAATTACCATCGACGGCGCCCGCATCAGTTTCGAACACGGTTGGGGGTTGGTTCGAGCATCAAATACGCAGGCGATCTTGGTCCTTCGTTTCGAAGCAGATTCCGCAGACGCCCTTTCCGATATTCGACAGGTCATCGAAAGTGAGGTTGGAAAACAGGTCTCGTATGACCGCAGTCAAGCGCTGTCTTGA